DNA sequence from the Leuconostoc lactis genome:
TATTTTGTTCATTATAGGAAATCATAATTATGTGGAAATATATTCTCAAAAGACTAGGGTGGCTTGTCTTCACGCTATTCTTAGTCATTACGGCGACGTTCTTCTTGATGCAAATTATGCCAGGAACGCCGTTTAATAACCCGAAGTTGACGCCAGAAGCCTTGGCGCAGTTGAAGACAACCTATGGATTAGACTTGCCATTGTGGCAACAATATCTTAATTATTTGGTTGGGGTTGCACATGGTGATTTTGGTATTTCATTCCAATATCAAAACCAACCGGTTAGCATGTTGATTGGGCAACGGTTACCTGTTTCGGCAGCGCTTGGGGCACAAGCTTTGGTTGTTGGTGTGATTGCTGGTTTGATCATGGGTGCCGTGTCAGCACGTAACAAGAACAATAAAATTGATGGCACATTAGGCATTTTGTCAACGTTGGGTATTTCAGTGCCAAGTTTCATTTTGGGAATTGTCCTCGTCTACCTCTTTGGCTTCAAGTGGCCACTTTTCCCCGTTTCTGGTTGGGGTGATTCGTTCTCACAAACGATTTTGCCAACAATTGCTTTGGCAGTGAGTCCAGCAGCGATCACAACACGTTTTGTGCGTTCAGAAATGATTGAATCACTGAGTTCTGATTATGTGCAATTGGCGAAGGCCAAAGGGTTGAGTGAGAAGGAAATCGTTAACAAGCACGCTTACCGTAACTCAATGATTCCAGTTTTGACATTGATCGGTCCGATGGCGGCTGGTTTGTTAACGGGATCAACATTGATTGAACAAATCTTTTCGATTCCTGGTATTGGGCAACAGTTCGTGTTGTCTATTCCATCAAAAGACTTTCCGGTTATCATGGGCACAACAATTGTCTATGCGGCAATGTTGATGTTGATGATTTTGATTACAGATGTGCTCACGGCGATCGTTGATCCACGTGTTCGTTTGCAATAAGGAGGCTTATGATGGCAGCAAATACTGAAGATTTTGTCATCGTTGGCGCACAAAGCTCTGATGCCAACGAACATATTTCAAAGCCAGCCTTGTCATTTTGGCAAGATGCTTGGCGTCGCCTCAAGCTTAACAAGCTTGCGGTTGTATCCATGTGGTTTTTAGTTATTATTTTGGCTTTTGCCGTGTTATCGAATATTTTCGTCCCACAAAAGGCAGCCAATTCATTTAATTCTGATAAAGTTGGTGTGTATAAGAACTTACCACCAAACTCTGGCTTACCAATTCCTGGTTGGGATGGTAAGATCAAAGCGCCTGGCGACACGACCTCAACGAACGCTTATAGCGAACAAGGTGTGCCGGATGGGCAAAAGTTTATCTTAGGTACGGATAATATTGGCCGTTCAATGGCTAAGCGTGTCACTGTTGGGTTGCGTATTTCATTGTTAGTGGCCATTGTGGCAACATTCATTGACTTGGTCATTGGTGTGGCTTATGGTGTCTTCTCTGGCTGGAAAGGCGGCTGGGTTGATAACGCGATGCAACGTATCATTGAAATCTTGTCATCTATTCCAAACTTGATCATCGTGACGATGCTTGGTTTGTTGTTTGGTAGTGGGATTGCCTCAATTATTTTGGCAATTGCCATGACAGGTTGGTTAGGCATGGCGCGCCAAGTCCGTAACATGACGTTGTCATTAAAAGAACGTGATTATGTATTGGCTGCGAAGTCATTAGGTGAAAGCTCATTTAAAATTGCGGTGAAGCATTTGATTCCAAACATGGCCGGTACGATCATTGTGCAAATCATGATGACTGTGCCAAGTGCGATTATGTTCGAAGCGGTTTTGTCAGCCATTAACTTGGGTGTGAAGCCACCGACAGCGTCATTGGGATCATTGATTGCGGATGCGCAATCAATGTTGCAATTCTATCCTTATCAAGTATTAATTCCTTCAGCCGTGTTGGTATTGATCTCGTTGGCCTTCATCTTGTTGGGTGATGGCTTACGTGATGCATTTGACCCACGTGCGAGTGAAGATTAAGAGGTGTGCAAGAGAATGAGTAATCCGATATTAAGAGTTGAAAATTTGCACGTGAACTTCAACACGTATGCTGGGACAGTGCAAGCGATTCGTGATGTCTCGTTTGACCTAAACAAGGGCGAAACGTTAGCGATTGTTGGTGAATCAGGGTCTGGTAAGTCAGTCACGACTAAGACGTTGATGGGTTTGAACGCCAAAAATGCTAGCATTCCTGATAATTCACGCTTGTTGTTTAAAGACCGTAATTTGCTCGATTTGACCGAAGAAGAATGGCAATCAGTGCGTGGTAACGAAATTGCTATGATTTTCCAAGATCCAATGACGAGTTTGGATCCAACGATGAAGATTGGGATGCAGATTGCTGAACCGCTCATAAAACATCGTGACATGAAAAAAGAAGACGCGCTAGCACGTGCGTTGGAGTTGATGAAAGGGGTTGGGATTCCTAACGCCGAAGAACACATCAACGATTACCCACACCAATGGTCTGGTGGGATGCGGCAACGTGCCGTGGTTGCCATTGCATTGGCTGCTGATCCAGAAATTTTGATTGCTGATGAACCAACAACTGCTTTAGATGTGACGATTCAAGCACAGATTTTGACATTAATGAAAAAATTGCAACATGAAACGAAAAGTTCAATTATTTTCATCACGCACGATCTCGGTGTGGTAGCAGGTGTTGCTGACCGTGTTGCTGTCATGTATGCGGGTAAGATTGTGGAATATGGTACCGTGGATGAAATCTTCTTTAATCCACAACACCCTTACACATGGGGCTTGCTCAATTCAATGCCAACAACTGATACTGAAGTTGGGACGTTAGAGGCCATTCCAGGAACCCCACCAGATTTGTTGGAACCACCTAAGGGTGATGCATTCGCACCGCGTAATGCTTACGCCTTGGCGATTGATTTAAAAGAAGAACCACCATTCTTCAAAGTGAGTGACACGCACTATGCGGCCACATGGTTGTTAGATGAACGTGCACCAAAGGTCACGCCACCAGCGCAAATTCAAAAGCGTTGGGATCGTTGGCAAGAA
Encoded proteins:
- a CDS encoding ABC transporter permease, which gives rise to MWKYILKRLGWLVFTLFLVITATFFLMQIMPGTPFNNPKLTPEALAQLKTTYGLDLPLWQQYLNYLVGVAHGDFGISFQYQNQPVSMLIGQRLPVSAALGAQALVVGVIAGLIMGAVSARNKNNKIDGTLGILSTLGISVPSFILGIVLVYLFGFKWPLFPVSGWGDSFSQTILPTIALAVSPAAITTRFVRSEMIESLSSDYVQLAKAKGLSEKEIVNKHAYRNSMIPVLTLIGPMAAGLLTGSTLIEQIFSIPGIGQQFVLSIPSKDFPVIMGTTIVYAAMLMLMILITDVLTAIVDPRVRLQ
- a CDS encoding ABC transporter permease; the encoded protein is MAANTEDFVIVGAQSSDANEHISKPALSFWQDAWRRLKLNKLAVVSMWFLVIILAFAVLSNIFVPQKAANSFNSDKVGVYKNLPPNSGLPIPGWDGKIKAPGDTTSTNAYSEQGVPDGQKFILGTDNIGRSMAKRVTVGLRISLLVAIVATFIDLVIGVAYGVFSGWKGGWVDNAMQRIIEILSSIPNLIIVTMLGLLFGSGIASIILAIAMTGWLGMARQVRNMTLSLKERDYVLAAKSLGESSFKIAVKHLIPNMAGTIIVQIMMTVPSAIMFEAVLSAINLGVKPPTASLGSLIADAQSMLQFYPYQVLIPSAVLVLISLAFILLGDGLRDAFDPRASED
- a CDS encoding ABC transporter ATP-binding protein, whose protein sequence is MSNPILRVENLHVNFNTYAGTVQAIRDVSFDLNKGETLAIVGESGSGKSVTTKTLMGLNAKNASIPDNSRLLFKDRNLLDLTEEEWQSVRGNEIAMIFQDPMTSLDPTMKIGMQIAEPLIKHRDMKKEDALARALELMKGVGIPNAEEHINDYPHQWSGGMRQRAVVAIALAADPEILIADEPTTALDVTIQAQILTLMKKLQHETKSSIIFITHDLGVVAGVADRVAVMYAGKIVEYGTVDEIFFNPQHPYTWGLLNSMPTTDTEVGTLEAIPGTPPDLLEPPKGDAFAPRNAYALAIDLKEEPPFFKVSDTHYAATWLLDERAPKVTPPAQIQKRWDRWQEMQGQEA